One Sinorhizobium arboris LMG 14919 genomic region harbors:
- a CDS encoding HU family DNA-binding protein: MTTTNEIADKIAADHQLTKAQGKAIVEAVFGAITAAATAGSETSIPGFGKFKVKDTPEREARNPATGATIKVAAAKKLTFTPAKALKDALNK, from the coding sequence ATGACTACCACCAATGAAATTGCCGACAAGATCGCCGCTGACCATCAACTCACCAAGGCCCAAGGGAAGGCGATCGTCGAAGCAGTCTTCGGCGCGATCACTGCCGCGGCAACTGCTGGCTCCGAAACGTCGATCCCCGGCTTTGGCAAGTTCAAGGTAAAGGACACGCCGGAGCGGGAAGCGCGTAATCCGGCAACCGGTGCCACCATCAAGGTTGCTGCTGCGAAGAAGCTGACCTTCACGCCGGCAAAAGCTCTCAAGGACGCCTTGAACAAATAG
- a CDS encoding DUF1826 domain-containing protein, which translates to MRALTVHCAVTEWQPRRRSSRATPGPTAMFKEYRSGRQNPSILHRSPAISSTGEQRLALVIDTAHEINQPPGRELHQHELKYEMFGPSKYHRLALDR; encoded by the coding sequence ATGCGCGCGTTAACAGTCCACTGTGCCGTCACGGAGTGGCAGCCGCGAAGACGATCGAGCAGGGCCACCCCAGGTCCGACGGCGATGTTCAAGGAATACAGATCTGGCAGGCAGAACCCGAGCATATTGCATCGCTCTCCCGCGATCAGCTCGACGGGTGAACAGCGTCTCGCGCTGGTCATCGATACAGCCCACGAAATAAATCAGCCACCAGGACGGGAGCTACATCAACATGAACTCAAATATGAAATGTTTGGCCCAAGCAAGTACCATCGCCTTGCTCTGGACCGCTAG
- a CDS encoding S46 family peptidase, whose amino-acid sequence MKCLAQASTIALLWTASAASAHEGMWMPDQTAEIGAAMRADGLKIDPAQLSRLDAAPLNAIVSLGGCSASFVSPEGLVATNHHCVVGSLQNISKEGEDHLTDGFLARSLSEELPAARGSRIYVIEDQREVTADMLKGISADLTGFARHEQLDANRKALIAACEEQPNRRCDVRAYYGGASYYLHEKLEIQDVRLVYAPARGIGEFGGEKDNWMWPRHTGDFGFYRAYVAPDGSSRPYAPDNVPYRPKNWLRIAREGLKEGDFVMVAGFPGTTDRFRTAGEVRFNFAKYEPLWQRWLSNFAAQIKQATLGNRTAQIRYASILQGVENYAKKLAGDLAGADAVGLNARKVTEETAYRNWVASDPARQARYGAAILELDAIVEESSRASLQGLGAALLGQSRILSSARTLYRWAKEHEKPDAIRESGFQDRDRSETIDRLTQVEREYLPNIDRKLFEAALEEYHRLDAKDRDTAFETALGQIGLDRLYAETKLADTATRLGWLDKPAAAFEASDDPFIKLAVALYPGEIAAERTNKDLAGRTQAARATYMQALLAYRKAIGRPVYPDANGSLRLTWGKVARRTQDGQIWTPFTTAEGLLAKHTGKGEFDAPEAAIAAIRAKDYGPYVAPALGTLPVDFLSTVDITSGNSGSATLNGRGELVGLAFDGTLEGVIGDWAFPGDRNRSIHVDSRFMLWTMDKIDAADRLLKEMGVPPASARKRL is encoded by the coding sequence ATGAAATGTTTGGCCCAAGCAAGTACCATCGCCTTGCTCTGGACCGCTAGCGCTGCGTCGGCGCATGAAGGTATGTGGATGCCCGACCAGACTGCAGAAATCGGCGCGGCCATGCGCGCGGATGGGCTCAAGATTGATCCCGCCCAATTGAGCCGTCTCGACGCTGCCCCGCTCAACGCGATCGTCTCACTCGGCGGATGCTCCGCCTCATTCGTCAGTCCCGAAGGGCTGGTCGCGACCAATCACCACTGCGTAGTGGGATCCCTCCAGAACATCAGCAAGGAGGGCGAGGACCATCTCACAGACGGCTTTCTGGCGAGAAGCCTGAGTGAAGAATTGCCTGCGGCTCGCGGCAGCCGCATCTATGTTATCGAAGATCAACGGGAAGTGACCGCCGACATGCTCAAGGGGATCTCGGCCGACCTGACCGGTTTTGCCCGCCATGAGCAGCTCGACGCTAACCGCAAGGCCCTGATCGCCGCGTGTGAAGAACAGCCCAACCGCCGCTGCGACGTGCGGGCCTATTATGGCGGCGCCTCCTACTACCTTCATGAGAAGCTCGAAATTCAGGACGTGCGCCTCGTCTATGCGCCCGCACGTGGCATCGGCGAATTCGGCGGCGAAAAGGACAATTGGATGTGGCCACGCCACACAGGCGACTTCGGCTTTTATCGCGCCTATGTCGCTCCTGATGGGTCCTCCCGGCCTTATGCGCCTGACAATGTGCCGTACCGGCCGAAGAACTGGCTGCGCATCGCCCGCGAAGGCCTCAAAGAGGGCGATTTTGTGATGGTCGCTGGCTTTCCCGGTACTACCGATCGGTTTCGCACCGCTGGGGAAGTCCGGTTCAACTTTGCGAAGTACGAACCGCTATGGCAGCGTTGGCTCTCGAATTTTGCCGCCCAGATAAAGCAGGCCACGCTAGGCAACCGCACTGCGCAGATCCGCTACGCCTCCATCCTGCAAGGCGTGGAAAACTACGCGAAGAAGCTGGCGGGCGATCTCGCCGGCGCTGACGCGGTTGGGCTCAACGCTCGCAAGGTCACCGAGGAGACAGCTTATCGCAACTGGGTCGCTAGCGATCCCGCGCGGCAGGCGCGCTATGGCGCGGCGATCCTCGAGCTGGATGCCATAGTGGAGGAGAGCAGCCGGGCCTCGCTCCAGGGGCTGGGGGCGGCGCTGCTCGGCCAATCGCGGATCCTCTCATCCGCGCGCACGCTCTATCGTTGGGCGAAGGAGCACGAGAAACCAGATGCCATCCGCGAAAGCGGCTTTCAGGATCGCGACCGCAGCGAGACCATCGATCGACTGACGCAGGTCGAACGCGAGTATCTGCCCAACATCGATCGCAAGCTGTTCGAGGCCGCACTCGAGGAATATCACCGGCTGGACGCGAAGGACCGCGACACTGCGTTCGAGACCGCTCTGGGCCAAATCGGCCTTGATCGACTCTATGCAGAAACCAAACTCGCCGACACGGCTACGCGGCTCGGCTGGCTCGATAAACCGGCTGCTGCTTTCGAGGCATCGGACGATCCTTTCATCAAGCTGGCGGTTGCACTTTATCCCGGCGAGATAGCCGCGGAGCGCACGAACAAGGATCTCGCCGGCCGCACGCAGGCGGCGCGCGCGACTTATATGCAGGCTCTGCTTGCCTATAGGAAGGCGATCGGCCGGCCCGTGTATCCCGACGCAAATGGATCGCTGCGCCTCACCTGGGGCAAGGTGGCGAGGCGAACGCAAGACGGGCAGATCTGGACGCCCTTCACCACGGCCGAGGGACTGCTGGCCAAGCATACCGGAAAGGGTGAGTTCGACGCGCCCGAAGCCGCCATTGCCGCGATTCGCGCTAAGGACTATGGCCCCTATGTCGCGCCAGCGCTGGGCACGTTACCGGTCGACTTCCTGTCCACGGTCGACATTACCAGTGGCAATAGCGGCTCGGCGACGTTGAATGGGCGCGGCGAGCTCGTTGGTCTCGCCTTCGACGGCACGCTAGAGGGCGTGATTGGGGACTGGGCCTTTCCCGGAGATCGCAATCGCAGCATCCACGTCGACAGTCGTTTCATGCTCTGGACCATGGACAAGATCGACGCCGCGGACCGGTTGCTCAAGGAAATGGGAGTGCCGCCAGCGTCGGCTAGAAAACGGTTGTAA
- a CDS encoding 4'-phosphopantetheinyl transferase family protein has protein sequence MALQEDYVALGIDAEVDEELPSGVLELISVNEEREWLANAPRRLNWGRLLFSAKESIFKAWFPLTREWLGFEDAVITFIPDGTFVARLPNTLMPTRNCAWELRGRFSIANGLVLTAVFIAG, from the coding sequence GTGGCCCTGCAGGAGGACTACGTTGCGCTCGGAATCGATGCAGAAGTCGATGAGGAGCTGCCGTCGGGCGTGTTGGAGCTCATCTCGGTTAACGAGGAGCGAGAGTGGCTGGCCAACGCACCAAGGCGCCTCAATTGGGGCCGATTGCTCTTCAGTGCCAAGGAGAGCATCTTCAAAGCGTGGTTTCCGCTCACACGTGAATGGTTGGGATTCGAGGACGCGGTGATCACTTTCATTCCGGACGGGACGTTTGTTGCTCGGCTTCCGAACACGCTCATGCCGACCCGCAATTGTGCTTGGGAACTCCGCGGCCGCTTCAGCATTGCAAATGGACTAGTACTAACTGCAGTATTCATCGCGGGGTAG
- a CDS encoding MATE family efflux transporter, whose product MELHIKGKDERMASPADHISLLDGKVSHLIMRLSIPSIIGLSINGIQQAVNAIFVGTLGPQAIAAVSIALPLVVLLSAVGQGIGAGTASFVSRNLGAGNSLEASRGASLALGLVVPIGTTLTVTILFGLRDALTLLGASPTIMPAALEYASTLLVGYTLILLNMVSGFIVRAEGNTRFSMWTMITAFTLNALLDPLLIFTLDLGVRGAALATLLSQIVATSMYIVYFAKQRGIVRFRASYITLRGDRLKQIAAVGAPATITGILTAASFMFLYRAAATFGDNSIAAVGIAARLLTIGTFPIVGFCIGSQAVLGFSWGAQDFARVQKAATFMLSTVCAFSVSFSAVVVIFARPIVSLFSDSEDVTEIAVSTCIMFHLFFGLFGVQYVVITMLQSFGRARLSAVVSFARQGYLFVPAILLFPRIWGFTGLLISQAAAELLAGLLAIFVAVKQFNNLKGMLLHR is encoded by the coding sequence TTGGAGCTACATATCAAAGGCAAAGACGAACGCATGGCATCGCCGGCAGACCACATTAGTTTGTTGGACGGCAAGGTTTCCCACCTCATCATGCGCCTTTCCATTCCGTCGATTATCGGTTTGTCGATCAATGGAATTCAGCAAGCGGTGAATGCAATCTTTGTCGGTACGCTTGGCCCCCAGGCCATCGCGGCCGTGAGCATTGCTTTGCCGTTGGTGGTGCTGCTGTCTGCGGTAGGGCAGGGGATCGGGGCCGGTACAGCATCATTCGTGTCCCGCAATCTTGGAGCTGGCAATTCATTGGAAGCGAGTCGTGGTGCGAGCTTGGCACTCGGTCTCGTAGTTCCGATCGGAACGACGCTTACTGTCACCATCCTTTTCGGCTTGCGCGACGCACTCACTTTGCTCGGCGCCAGTCCAACGATAATGCCAGCCGCGCTCGAATATGCCTCGACGCTCCTGGTTGGTTATACTCTTATCCTGTTGAACATGGTCAGTGGGTTCATCGTACGGGCTGAGGGTAACACCCGGTTCAGCATGTGGACGATGATTACGGCTTTCACGTTGAACGCCCTGCTCGATCCGCTTCTGATTTTCACTCTGGATCTCGGAGTTCGCGGCGCGGCGCTGGCAACACTGTTGTCCCAGATCGTCGCCACCAGCATGTACATCGTATATTTCGCCAAGCAACGCGGGATTGTCCGTTTCCGAGCTTCCTACATCACTTTGAGGGGCGACCGATTAAAGCAGATAGCCGCCGTTGGAGCCCCAGCGACGATCACCGGTATTTTGACAGCGGCTTCATTTATGTTCTTGTACAGGGCTGCTGCCACATTCGGCGACAATTCAATTGCCGCTGTGGGTATAGCCGCACGATTGCTAACGATCGGGACATTCCCGATCGTTGGCTTTTGCATCGGCTCACAGGCGGTCCTTGGTTTCAGTTGGGGAGCACAGGATTTTGCACGGGTGCAGAAGGCCGCGACGTTCATGCTTTCCACAGTCTGCGCCTTTTCAGTCAGCTTTTCTGCTGTGGTTGTGATTTTCGCCCGGCCAATCGTCAGCCTTTTCAGCGACAGCGAGGATGTGACTGAAATCGCTGTCTCCACCTGTATTATGTTCCATCTCTTTTTCGGGCTGTTTGGCGTCCAATACGTGGTAATAACCATGCTTCAGTCGTTCGGGAGAGCACGCCTGAGTGCCGTCGTTTCCTTCGCAAGGCAAGGATATCTCTTCGTACCAGCCATACTACTATTTCCTCGTATTTGGGGATTCACGGGATTATTGATCAGCCAGGCAGCTGCTGAGCTACTGGCAGGACTGCTTGCCATCTTTGTAGCGGTCAAGCAGTTCAACAACCTCAAAGGAATGCTCCTGCACCGCTAA
- a CDS encoding non-ribosomal peptide synthetase, with protein MLNEVRPAKPEFVGSQFIDVVAAIDKIAASSPDRIAIQHGSEELTYGELRVLSGTIANTLRERCADGAVVAYCGERNSNWAATVIAILKSGSTYLPLDPSLPASRISFMIKQSGCTLIIGPEKPEALGLFEKDCDGARQFMTVETALLGSRFSPAMPSSAEPRLAYILFTSGSTGRPKGVMVQRAGLNNHLMAKINALEISEQDCVAQTASHGFDISLWQLLAGLCVGSCVAIIDDATLRSPLALLKALQAHRVAVVQFVPSVLAIFVEHLQTLSATERLLGALRMVSTVGEPLTPALARSWLTLYPQVPILNHYGPTECADGVTHHLISVPPSAADTYVPIGRPISNLEVYVANGLRLCKAGEVGEIHVSGVGVADGYINDSDRTRDAFVPNPFSDDPSYRHLYRTGDLGRIRADGLLECLGRRDRQIKLRGHRIELGEIESHLCAHPLVTAAVATAPVHESVKLTARDITCTNRESRRRRIVAYVSAPAELTERELRSFVAEVLPRYMIPERIIRVDRFPITSNGKVDLASLPDPTTVRPELLSPFEEPKTELESTLREIWSNVLGIEVIGANDQFLDLGGDSLRAMLILAQIQRQLAAKVDFRLVLNGTIRSLGAAISSQSKTTQNLLPASGKLKRSPLTQVQEHLWFLWQLNPAAKNYIIQGGLRIRGAIDLAAFNEAWFDVVQAHDALSARFSDEDGPVQIFDDPQRSDLELVDATHLTQTEADELVAELRRTELNNTFDLSQGRLFRARMIRLGEDDHLILISAHEIIIDAWSISVFLRDLQTRYSNAAAFSPAERTSLSTYAHWESVHITPNSLDDQRRYWRRQIGDNPPVLSLGSRRPRPEENSWRGSSHAFFLERELSDHVRDFARRHRCTTSTILLACFKLLLRMYSGQDDVVVGIPHVVRGQPGTEKIVGFFLNMLPIRTTIDVNKSFVTHATNVQSLISDAIANSAYPFSWMVQDTRFHREPGQSPIFQVMFNMYSEPPEPPAKRDLELTFREYDTGYVKFDLTLYAQDEGDAIALQLAYAKDSFSSDVIARMADNLRYLIAACVERPHEPIVALSGLSPSEVAFLDALQGDEPLGEGEPSLVEAFNQVSASTVDQVAFFGEFGTITFGQLRKRVATIQSVLQACGVGAGDSVAILVDQSPDVAATTLAIRNLQAIVVPISPSFPKERIGHIIRDSGANLLVHAVADEEATFGVPCVNLSTLQARYDPGRVSRRAVEPLEEGAASLIYTSSSTGKAKGVLIPEYAILNRLNWMWRCFPFDGTDVMVVQKSAVLVAAVWEYFGGLLKGVPTLILTHEQLLDPDLLLSALARHHVTRLFASPAILTGLIASQKRQPKTTSLRLVTSSAEPMPPSLPIRWRECFPDVPLWNFYGTTECASNAAVYRTSDADDGSLVIPVGRPIDNVKVYVLDAELKRVPVGVSGELCFAGRCVSAGYWQDPERTEHSFVPNPYDGGQYSVLYRSGDIARISPKGLLEICGRADNQIQLRGFRIELEEIEAALESYPGVARAAVLVEGADDDRRLVSLLAPTHENLTSGDILTHLRQALPSYMLPSDFRMVERMPLTPSGKIDRARLSSISSRPIRKARSAEPRTEREQLLAAIWQELLGTKAIGIDDSFFDVGGNSLLSVRCVTLARNAGVNLTVGQLHRTPTIRQLATHQAPAATGVTLKGSLPVTPAVTHWNSIVGLGEHYNIGDLFFMPAGLLNISILERALVHVIGREEGLRLRINQTDRGLSQVIGSIADCPVEEVDLVGVATSEQLTVIERACAERQHSFRFDGRTPLVKVSAFRTSESGDYYLLVLLHHFVADGVGYRLFLNALDKAYSSLAAGRIAADPGTTPLSQWLARLNDYANGEAPAELQHWESLRYELFDIRVSDAGSRAARFSAETARWLHYEGFDGPIDEKFCRPLWKDQATYRLRLDEETTTRLLKIVPTSAHCEDFDVLLAAISGAFGRAFGNYSLWIDSLTSTRGGLFDDIDPSQTIGYIGELVPLPLYVAGTESRQDRARSIYQQRSALPRKGIGFRALKFLNRHPDVRERIDRLPLPRIGVNYRARLQRHYPRRLLSTDPHPLWIGEDMNQSLMNYLFWFRVGYQSGKLQIEVRYDPRQVGYESTRSLCTSLREELQRTVDAFAEANR; from the coding sequence ATGCTTAACGAAGTTCGACCTGCGAAGCCCGAATTTGTCGGAAGCCAGTTCATCGATGTAGTCGCGGCTATCGACAAGATTGCGGCATCATCCCCCGACAGGATTGCAATCCAGCATGGCTCGGAGGAGCTCACATATGGTGAGCTGCGGGTGCTGTCAGGTACCATCGCAAACACCCTACGGGAGCGCTGCGCGGATGGCGCGGTCGTGGCCTATTGCGGCGAACGGAACTCTAATTGGGCAGCCACAGTAATCGCCATTCTGAAAAGCGGCTCAACATATTTGCCGCTCGATCCATCCTTACCAGCCTCCCGAATTTCCTTCATGATTAAGCAAAGTGGATGCACACTGATTATCGGGCCAGAAAAACCGGAGGCGCTTGGTCTCTTTGAGAAAGACTGCGACGGCGCCAGACAATTCATGACGGTGGAGACGGCGCTACTCGGTAGCCGTTTCTCTCCTGCAATGCCATCTTCGGCTGAACCCCGTCTCGCTTACATTCTGTTTACGTCCGGTTCGACGGGACGGCCCAAGGGCGTGATGGTTCAGCGCGCGGGCCTAAACAACCATTTGATGGCCAAGATAAATGCGCTCGAAATAAGTGAGCAGGACTGTGTCGCACAGACTGCCTCTCATGGCTTTGACATCTCCCTATGGCAGCTTTTGGCAGGATTGTGTGTCGGCAGTTGCGTCGCGATCATAGATGATGCGACGCTGAGATCTCCCTTGGCGCTTCTTAAAGCACTGCAGGCACATCGGGTCGCAGTCGTCCAATTCGTTCCATCGGTGCTCGCCATATTCGTTGAACACCTGCAGACGCTCTCAGCCACGGAGCGGCTCCTCGGTGCCTTACGCATGGTATCTACGGTCGGCGAACCGCTGACACCTGCCTTGGCGCGCAGTTGGCTGACGCTCTATCCTCAAGTCCCCATTCTCAATCACTACGGCCCGACAGAATGTGCGGACGGGGTGACGCACCATTTGATATCGGTCCCACCCAGCGCAGCGGACACCTATGTGCCCATCGGCAGGCCGATTTCCAATCTTGAGGTTTATGTCGCCAATGGTTTGCGCCTGTGCAAGGCGGGGGAAGTCGGCGAGATCCATGTCAGCGGAGTCGGTGTCGCTGATGGATACATCAACGATAGCGACCGTACCAGAGATGCCTTTGTGCCAAACCCTTTCTCCGACGACCCATCCTATCGACACCTCTACAGGACCGGCGATCTCGGACGCATCAGGGCAGACGGCCTTCTGGAATGTCTAGGTAGACGAGATCGTCAGATCAAGCTGCGGGGGCACCGGATCGAACTTGGAGAGATCGAGTCTCACCTATGCGCTCATCCTCTGGTAACTGCCGCAGTGGCTACCGCACCCGTCCACGAGAGCGTGAAACTAACCGCACGCGACATAACCTGTACCAATCGCGAATCCAGACGAAGACGAATAGTGGCCTATGTGTCGGCTCCTGCCGAACTAACAGAGAGGGAACTCCGAAGCTTTGTCGCCGAAGTGCTTCCCCGATACATGATTCCAGAACGAATCATTCGTGTCGACCGATTCCCGATCACCTCAAACGGCAAGGTGGATCTCGCGTCATTGCCGGACCCGACGACCGTTCGCCCCGAACTGCTGAGCCCGTTCGAGGAGCCAAAGACGGAGCTCGAAAGCACACTGCGAGAGATTTGGTCCAACGTTCTTGGGATCGAAGTTATCGGCGCCAACGACCAATTCTTGGATCTTGGCGGCGACTCGCTCCGGGCGATGCTTATATTGGCTCAGATACAGAGGCAGCTCGCGGCAAAGGTGGATTTCAGGCTTGTTCTGAATGGGACCATCAGATCTCTAGGGGCGGCGATATCAAGCCAATCCAAGACAACCCAGAACTTGCTTCCTGCGAGCGGGAAGCTAAAACGGTCACCCCTGACGCAAGTGCAAGAACACCTCTGGTTTCTCTGGCAGCTCAATCCGGCTGCGAAGAACTATATTATTCAGGGCGGGCTGCGTATACGAGGCGCCATCGATCTCGCCGCATTCAATGAAGCCTGGTTCGATGTTGTTCAGGCGCATGACGCGCTCTCAGCACGTTTCAGCGACGAAGACGGGCCGGTTCAGATTTTTGATGATCCGCAGCGCTCCGACCTAGAGTTGGTGGACGCCACTCACCTGACTCAAACGGAGGCCGATGAACTAGTGGCGGAGCTGCGGCGCACGGAGCTCAACAACACCTTTGACCTCAGTCAAGGACGTTTGTTTCGTGCGCGGATGATCCGCCTCGGCGAGGATGACCATCTCATATTGATAAGCGCGCACGAAATCATCATCGATGCGTGGTCGATCTCTGTCTTCCTCAGAGACTTGCAGACAAGATACTCCAATGCCGCTGCGTTCTCTCCAGCGGAACGCACATCCCTCTCGACCTATGCTCATTGGGAAAGTGTACACATTACACCGAACTCGCTCGATGATCAGCGGCGGTATTGGCGTCGGCAGATAGGCGACAATCCTCCGGTACTTTCGCTGGGGAGCAGGCGACCGCGGCCGGAAGAGAACTCGTGGCGTGGGAGCTCGCATGCGTTTTTCCTTGAGCGCGAACTGTCCGATCACGTGCGAGACTTTGCACGCCGGCACAGATGCACGACTTCTACGATCCTCTTGGCTTGTTTCAAGCTGTTGTTGCGAATGTATAGCGGGCAAGACGATGTCGTCGTTGGCATACCGCATGTGGTGCGTGGTCAACCAGGCACCGAGAAGATCGTGGGATTCTTCCTCAACATGCTGCCAATCCGAACTACGATCGATGTTAATAAATCCTTTGTGACGCACGCGACCAACGTGCAGAGCCTCATAAGCGATGCTATCGCGAACTCGGCGTATCCATTTAGCTGGATGGTTCAGGATACTCGATTCCACCGCGAACCTGGTCAATCGCCTATTTTCCAAGTCATGTTTAACATGTACTCCGAGCCTCCGGAGCCCCCAGCAAAACGTGATTTGGAGCTGACATTTCGCGAATATGACACAGGCTATGTGAAATTCGATCTCACCCTTTACGCGCAAGACGAAGGCGACGCAATTGCGTTGCAACTGGCCTATGCCAAAGACAGTTTTTCGAGCGATGTGATCGCTCGCATGGCCGACAATCTTCGCTATCTCATTGCTGCCTGTGTCGAGAGGCCACACGAGCCGATTGTGGCGCTGAGCGGCCTCAGTCCGTCGGAAGTCGCTTTTTTAGACGCGCTACAGGGCGATGAGCCGTTAGGTGAGGGTGAGCCTTCGCTTGTGGAAGCATTTAATCAAGTGAGCGCTTCAACTGTCGATCAAGTGGCTTTTTTCGGCGAGTTCGGCACAATCACGTTTGGTCAGTTGCGCAAACGCGTGGCTACGATCCAGTCCGTTCTGCAAGCTTGCGGGGTGGGCGCGGGTGACAGCGTCGCCATACTGGTCGACCAGTCTCCAGATGTAGCGGCCACTACTTTGGCGATCCGGAACTTGCAGGCGATCGTCGTGCCTATATCGCCAAGTTTCCCGAAGGAACGGATCGGCCACATTATAAGGGACAGTGGGGCAAACCTCCTTGTTCACGCCGTCGCGGATGAAGAGGCCACTTTCGGTGTGCCGTGCGTTAATCTGTCTACGCTGCAGGCTCGATACGACCCTGGCCGGGTCTCGCGGCGCGCTGTCGAGCCACTCGAGGAGGGTGCAGCCAGCCTAATATATACTTCATCCTCGACCGGTAAGGCGAAGGGCGTTCTTATTCCGGAATATGCAATTCTCAATCGATTGAATTGGATGTGGCGATGCTTTCCTTTCGATGGTACCGACGTGATGGTTGTTCAGAAGTCAGCGGTACTTGTTGCTGCGGTGTGGGAGTATTTTGGAGGGCTCCTGAAGGGGGTACCGACGCTGATCCTTACGCATGAGCAGTTGCTCGACCCCGACCTCTTGTTGAGCGCATTAGCAAGGCATCACGTGACGCGGTTGTTTGCCTCTCCGGCCATTTTGACCGGGTTAATCGCCTCTCAAAAGCGACAGCCGAAAACGACCAGCTTGCGCCTGGTTACAAGCAGTGCTGAACCGATGCCGCCATCGCTTCCTATTCGTTGGCGAGAGTGCTTTCCAGATGTGCCGCTATGGAATTTTTATGGCACAACGGAGTGCGCATCTAATGCGGCGGTGTACCGAACATCGGATGCCGACGATGGCTCGTTAGTTATTCCGGTTGGGCGCCCGATCGATAATGTGAAAGTTTATGTCCTTGATGCAGAGTTGAAGCGGGTTCCCGTCGGAGTCTCAGGTGAACTTTGCTTCGCAGGACGCTGTGTGAGCGCAGGATACTGGCAGGACCCCGAGCGAACTGAGCACTCTTTCGTGCCAAACCCATACGATGGAGGCCAGTACAGCGTCCTTTATCGCAGTGGCGATATCGCCCGCATTTCACCCAAAGGCCTTCTGGAGATTTGCGGTCGAGCGGACAACCAAATTCAGCTTCGGGGTTTCAGAATTGAGCTGGAGGAAATTGAAGCGGCGCTTGAATCTTATCCTGGCGTTGCGCGAGCCGCGGTTCTGGTAGAAGGCGCGGATGACGATCGGCGGCTCGTTTCCCTTCTGGCCCCAACTCACGAAAATCTGACTTCAGGAGACATTCTAACTCATCTGCGGCAGGCACTTCCGTCTTACATGCTGCCGTCGGATTTTCGGATGGTGGAACGTATGCCGCTCACACCCAGCGGGAAAATAGATCGGGCTCGTCTGTCTTCCATTTCATCCCGCCCGATCCGAAAAGCGAGATCGGCTGAACCGCGCACGGAAAGGGAGCAACTCCTCGCCGCGATTTGGCAAGAGCTGTTGGGCACCAAAGCTATCGGCATTGATGACAGCTTCTTTGACGTCGGCGGAAATTCGCTTCTGAGTGTGCGGTGCGTCACACTGGCGCGTAACGCGGGAGTAAACTTGACGGTCGGTCAGTTGCACCGGACACCGACGATCCGGCAACTGGCAACGCACCAAGCGCCGGCGGCGACAGGTGTGACCCTCAAGGGATCGCTGCCGGTAACCCCTGCAGTCACACATTGGAATAGTATTGTTGGACTGGGCGAGCACTACAACATTGGCGATCTTTTCTTCATGCCCGCCGGCCTGTTGAATATTTCCATTCTTGAACGTGCCCTTGTGCATGTCATCGGGCGGGAGGAAGGACTGAGGCTCCGTATTAACCAAACGGACAGGGGTCTATCTCAGGTAATCGGATCAATAGCAGATTGCCCTGTAGAGGAAGTAGACCTTGTCGGAGTAGCCACATCAGAACAGCTCACGGTCATTGAGCGCGCCTGTGCTGAGCGTCAGCACAGTTTTCGATTTGACGGCCGGACGCCTCTTGTCAAAGTCTCAGCCTTCCGGACATCAGAAAGCGGCGATTACTATTTGCTTGTTCTGCTGCATCACTTTGTAGCAGACGGGGTTGGATACAGGCTGTTCCTGAATGCGCTCGATAAAGCTTATAGCTCGCTTGCTGCAGGCCGAATCGCTGCAGATCCAGGGACCACGCCCCTTTCTCAATGGCTCGCCCGATTGAATGATTACGCGAATGGCGAAGCACCAGCCGAGCTCCAACATTGGGAGAGTCTGCGGTATGAGTTGTTTGATATCCGTGTAAGTGACGCCGGGTCACGTGCGGCAAGATTTTCGGCTGAAACTGCGAGGTGGCTCCACTATGAAGGCTTCGATGGGCCAATCGATGAGAAATTCTGCAGGCCGCTATGGAAGGATCAGGCCACATACCGTCTAAGGCTCGATGAGGAGACGACGACGCGCCTTCTCAAGATTGTGCCGACGTCTGCGCATTGCGAAGATTTTGATGTATTGCTTGCGGCTATCTCGGGGGCATTTGGCCGCGCTTTCGGAAATTACTCGCTCTGGATTGACAGTCTCACTTCGACCCGGGGAGGTCTATTCGACGACATCGATCCGTCGCAAACGATTGGCTACATCGGTGAACTGGTACCCCTGCCGTTATACGTTGCCGGAACGGAGTCTCGTCAAGACCGGGCTCGCTCTATATATCAGCAACGCAGCGCGCTGCCGCGCAAGGGCATAGGTTTCCGGGCTTTGAAGTTCTTGAATCGGCATCCCGATGTGCGGGAGCGGATCGATCGTCTGCCGTTACCCCGGATCGGAGTGAACTATCGAGCGAGACTCCAACGTCATTATCCGCGCCGCCTGCTATCCACAGATCCACACCCGCTGTGGATCGGCGAAGATATGAATCAGTCACTTATGAACTATCTCTTTTGGTTTCGTGTCGGATACCAGTCGGGCAAACTACAAATTGAAGTGAGATACGATCCAAGACAAGTGGGCTACGAATCCACCCGCAGCCTCTGCACAAGTTTGCGCGAAGAGCTGCAACGGACTGTCGATGCGTTTGCAGAGGCCAACAGATGA